Below is a window of Hypanus sabinus isolate sHypSab1 unplaced genomic scaffold, sHypSab1.hap1 scaffold_2460, whole genome shotgun sequence DNA.
cttgggaTAAAATAAGGATGGCATGGTGGAGATGGCCAGTAACTTGCGCTCCCCAGTGTGGAGATGTCTCCTAAGAGAGAGTAAGTCTTTCAGTTGAGAcggggaaagttcaaaggaattgaatttactgagtttATTTCCTACGTCCTTCATGTACGTGAGGAGTCAAAATCTTTACCTCTCGGTCTGAATGtggaatgtgcaatttatagtaacttgtAACAAAAAGTATGTGCAACGGGACCCTCAATATAACATATGAATATAGTTGTATCAGCGTGATTTCATCAGTatgatggcctggtgggagaagctgtcccggagcctgttggtcctggcttttatgctgcggtgtcgtttcccggatggtagcagctggaacagtttgtggttggggtgactcgggtccccagtgatccttcgggcccgtTTTGCAAACCTGTCTCTGTAAAAGTCccgaacagtgggaagttcacactacagatgggctgggctgtccgcaccactccctgcagagtcctgtgattgagggaggtaccgttcccgtaccgggcagtgatgcagccagtcaggatgctctcaatcatgcccatgtagaaagttctcaggatttggggcccacaccaaacttcttcaaccgtctacGGTGAAAGAGGAACTGTTGtgtacagctggtgtgtacagaccacgtgaggtcctcggtgatgtttatgcagagctgttcaccctctcaaacccagatccattgatgtcagtaggggttagcccgtccccattcctcctgtggatGTGTGGGGCAATACTTTTTCCTCAGAGAGAGGAGGgcgtctggaatgtgctgctgagTGGAGGGATGGTGGTAGTGGAgatgtttaagaggcttttagacggCCACGATTTAAACACCAGCAGACAGATTGAAAAGGTGTCAAGACAAGAGGCAAAGGTTGGGCAAAGTTCACTGGGCTCTGCACAGGcccaggctgtggcctgctccggagTTTGTCCGTGTCTGAGATCTCTGGGATGATCACtgggctctgcactgaactgaggcccagggttagggttagggttaaccctGCCCCTGCCCCGGAGTTTGTCCGTGTCTGAGATCTCTGGGATGATCACtgggctctgcactgaactgaggcccaggctgtggcctgctccggagTTTGTCCGTGTCTGAGATCTCTGGGATGATCACtgggctctgcactgaactgaggcccaggctgtggcctgctccggagTTTGTCCGTGTCTGAGATCTCTGGGATGATCACtgggctctgcactgaactgaggcccaggctgtggcctgctccggagTTTGTCCGTGTCTGAGATCTCTGGGATGATCACtgggctctgcactgaactgaggcccaggctgtggcctgctccggagTTTGTCCGTGTCTGAGATCTCTGGGATGATCACtgggctctgcactgaactgaggcccaggctgtggcctgctccggagTTTGTCCGTGTCTGAGATCTCTGGGATGATCACtgggctctgcactgaactgaggcccaggctgtggcctgctccggagTTTGTCCGTGTCTGAGATCTCTGGGATGATCACtgggctctgcactgaactgaggcccaggctgtggcctgctccggagTTTGTCCGTGTCTGAGATCTCTGGGATGATCACtgggctctgcactgaactgaggcccaggctgtggcctgctccggagTTTGTCCGTGTCTGAGATCTCTGGGATGATCACtgggctctgcactgaactgaggcccaggctgtggcctgctccggagTTTGTCCGTGTCTGAGATCTCTGGGATGATCACtgggctctgcactgaactgaggcccaGGCTGTGGCCTGCCCCGGAGTTTGTCCGTGTCTGAGATCTCTGGGATGATCACtgggctctgcactgaactgaggcccaggctgtggcctgctccggagTTTGTCCGTGTCTGAGATCTCTGGGATGATCACtgggctctgcactgaactgaggcccagggttagggttagggttaaccctGCCCCTGCCCCGGAGTTTGTCCGTgtctatagactcacttttgtctggatgctatttgcttactttcattgtgTACGTGACTTTTCATCTCTCTTCCTCTGCACGTTGGGTCTTCGGCAATCTGTTTTCTAATGCGGGTTCTCCTGTGGTAGTTGTATAACGTATACAGATCAAACAACCTTCcttcggagcgtagaaggttgaggggggacttgatagaggtatttaaaatgatgagggggatagacagagttgacgtggataggctttttccattgacagcaggggagattcaaacaagaggacatgagttgggagttagggggcaaaagtttaagggtaacacgagggggaatttccttactcagagagtggtagctgtgtggaacgagcttccagtagaagtggtagaggcaggttcggtattgtcatttaaagtaaaattggataggtatatggacaggaaaggaatggagggttatgggctgagtgcaggttggtgggactaagtgagagtaagtgttcggcacggactagaagggccgagatggcctgtttccgtgctatagtTGTTATGAGGTTAGAAATAATTCCAACACAGATTCCATCCAGGACAGTCCTTTTTGCCCACATctggctcatatccctctatccgtgtccctgtccgagtgtcgttaatgtacctgcctcgaccacttcctccggcagctccttccacagacggaccacccatatccctctaaacctttcctatccgtgtccctgtccgagtgtcgttaatgtacccgcctcgaccacttcctccggcagctccttccacagacggaccacccatatccctctgaacctttcctatccgtgtccctgtccgagtgtcgttaatgtacccgcctcgaccacttcctccggcagctccttccacagacggaccacccgtatccctctaaacctttcctatccgtgtccctgtccaagtgacgttaatgtacctgcctcgaccacttcctccggcagctccttccacagacggaccacccgtatccctctgaacctttcctatccgtgtccctgtccgagtgtcgttaatgtacctgcctcgaccacttcctccggcagctccttccacagacggaccaccctctGGTTGAAAAAGTTTTCCCTTGTGAtccccttttaaatctcctcccccctcacctgtgcCCTCTGGGTCTTGATTCCCTGACCCTGGGGGGAAAAGTGTGTTCATTCACCCTGTCTGTGCCCCACatggttttatacacctctgtattCCAGGGcataaagtcccaacctgcccgacctctctctgtaacccagtcCCTCGAGTCCCGAcgacatcctcgtaaatctccctccgcactcttTCCAGCTCGGTGGCATCTTTCCCACAGCAGGGCGACCAAAaccgaacacagtactccaagtgcagcctcaccgaCGTCTCGTACAACTGTGACGTGatctcccgactcctgtactcggTGTCCTCAGTTAATTTTAGGATATGCAATTGAAAAGTCACAATGTGTGGGGGAGTCCAGGGTAGGGCTGCAaagatgggaggggtgtaggggagggagggggtgacggggatggggaggggtgtaggggagggagagggtgatggagatgaggaggggtgtaggggagggagggggtgacggggacggggaggggtgtaggggaaggaggggtgacggagatggggaggtgtgtaggggagggagagggtggagatgaggaggggtgtaggggagggagggggtgacggggatggggaggtgtgtaggggagggagagggtggagatgaggaggggtgtaggggagggagagggtgatggagatgaggaggggtgtaggggagggagggggtgacggagatggggaggggtgtaggggagggagggggtgacggagatgaggaggggtgtaggggagggagagggtgatggagatgaggaggggtgtaggggagggagagggtgatggagatgaggaggggtgtaggggagggggatgacGGTTCACAATCACATTCTCCCACGTTCTCTAAAGCAACAGcgagttttatttatttacagctgaacccccccccccaccccaacacagGGGTCACCTCCCATCCCCCAGCATCCTCTGGGTCACAGCAATCAcctgcacagcaagatcccagcaaaacccttcccacaggaCGATGAAGATACAAATATGTTTGCTCCCTCACAGAGCCGTCACGTCCTGACCCGCCTCTCCCCAGGGTGCCGACCCAGCGAGGGAATGGAGCCCACCCAGGACCTGGCTCCCTCGAGGAGATGACAAGGGAGGGGGAAGCGATTCATCGTCCCCTTCGGCTGCTCTCTCCCTCAGGTCGATACCCCCGAGGCTCGAATAGTCACTGAGGgagtccccctccccctcccccctcaacTTGCTTCCTCCCACCTCCTCCTCATCATCATCACTCCTGGGCTGCTCCTCCTCACTCCCAGGCTCGTCCTCGTCCTCCCCCTCGTCCTCCTCATCCACAAACTTCAGATCCTCCCTCTCCAGGTCTCCCCGCTGGGAGGAAGCCCTCCCGGGCAGGATGGACCTCAGGATGCGGGCCCACCGACGGGTGCCTCGGGCGCCGCTCTCCAGCTGCCAAGGGTAGTAGGCCCCGGTGCCCCCGAACTCCCGCAGCTTGCACCAGGCTCCAGTCAGGGTCACCAACAGAGCCAGGAGGACCAGCAGGAGGACCACGATCAGGCCCGTCTGGTTTGGAGGACCGACCACTTTTACAGTCGTTGTCCCCCCATGGTTCGCAGATTCAGCCGTCACCAGGGTCACACCCAAGCACGCCAGGAGACCGAGGACAAGGCCATGGCAGGTCTTCCAGGGAGGCATCGTCCctcagtctgtggggagagaggagagaaggggTGGGCGTAGGACGGAGGGCAgtcagagggaggggaggggagggcaaggggtggcaggagggagaagagtcagACGTCAGCTTATGAAAACACACAGAAAACCCTGGATCAGCCTCCCTCCGCCCTCCCTCCTCGATGCTCTTCCTCTTGACCTGGACAAGCCTAAAACGCTGGGCAACAAGTTTTTTACAAAAGCGTTTTTTCCTCAGGACTGTTTTTCTAGCCCGGAGAAAATCACCCACGTTAGGGCAAGAAATGCTTCTTCGGGCCTTCGACAATCACCTGCTTTGAATGCAGAAAGAGGGCATCAAAATAAAAACGACAAGACTAACTTTAGAAAAGAAACTCGGTTCCTGCTGTTACTATTTCAGTTTAATTTCACACCACGCCCTTGTAGCAAATGCAGTCTGAAAGTAACTGAAACAAAGAGTACAAAGCCAACACAATAGTGGCAAGACAGCGACCCTGCGCCTGATTCCCAACCTCAGATCAATGCACCTCTGTCAGCGTGGGTTCTGGCTTTGGGTTTCTGTTTCACGGTGCATTCCCTAAAAGCTGTCAATACGCTGCTGGTGCCTGGGGGTAGTTTCAAAGACAACCTTACCTACACTTTGTAAATATGAATCGTCCTTCACGTTAAGCACATAAAATAGCAAATAGCAAATGGGTTCAGTTTGGAACAGTGGGACGGATCAAATCAAAAGAAAGTGTGGTCTATACTTGCAAATTTgaattgtcctttgtgtttagcaGATAAATATCGTGCCCCATCACAGGTCATTGACGAATAAAGAAGCTGcgttgtatctaccagtaactccccctctctctctcacgccaCAACACCCACCTTAACTAAGAGTCACCCTCCCTTTGGGACACGTCCAAATGCATCACCGGACAGGCCCTGAAACGAGATTTCTCCCAGGAACGGCCCACAACCATACGGATAACTCACTCACGAAAAACTTTTCCTCACCAAACGATGAACTCGTGGCGTCATTCCCTCCGCAAGTGGCTAATGATGTCACCGTTAGCGTTGACGACGTGGCCGGCCCACCCGGCTGGGGCTTTCTGTAGACGCTGTGggtgggtgctagcccgctccgGGATCTctgtgtctgggactttgtccccGGAGGCAGCTcgagtggaagtggttgagctgttcaGCGTGTCTGCTGTCGACAGTCCGGGTCTCGCTGCcacagaggagggtggtgagaaccactgctcggtaggccttcagcttggtggtgaggctgagtcctctcccctcccacacGGAGACTCCCAAAGGCGGCCCCGGCTTCGGCAATTCTGTTGCTGGTCTCTGCATCTACGTTCGCCGCTCGTGATAGAGTACCGCCCAGATAAGTGaagctgtcgactgccagtaTCTGACCTGGGCAGTACTCTGTCACGAGCGGTGAACGTAATGCGTTTAATTACCCAACAGTGCTTGCACTTTGCAACATGTCGTGAGCTAAAAATCTCTTGTGGATGATTTTCACTTGTGTTCACCAAAGTGTCCGACCATAATCAGCCAGCATCGACGGATTCCATCAGACgtgggagctgaattaggccattcagcccatcgagtctgctcctccgtTCCATCTCAGCTGACCACTCAACTCCAGAcactcgccatatcctttgatgccccggcCAATCAggaaatctatcaacttctgccctgACTATCCCCACGGACCCCAATCTCTGGCAGAGTGGCtgaaaagaattcctccttaccccTTTTCTGAAAGGTCACCCCTTAACTTTCAGCTGTGCCCGCCAGTTCAGCATTCGCCCAccgtaggaaacgtcctctccgcatccaccctatctcgtcctttcaacattcggtcggtttcagtgagatcccccggCATTCTTCTAGATTCCCGTGAgtccaggcccaaagctgccaaacgctcctgatatgttaaccccttcgttcccGGAATCCCCTGGACCCTCCCCGATGACGACACACCCCCTCGGAGATACGGGGCCCAGAACCGTTGACCATACTCCGACAGCTGGCCTGACAAGTCCCACACAAAGTTTGCCgaacagaaaaggctcctttcattcccactcgctgcctcctgcctgtcagccattcctctctcCGTGCCAGTTTCTGGCCTGTAACGGCACAGGATTTTACCCTGTTgatcagcctcatgtgtggcaccttatcaagtcCCTCCCCGATGGCGACACACCCTCTCGGAGATACGGGGCCCAGAACCGTTGACCATACTCCGACAGCTGGCCTGACAAGTCCCACACAAAGTTTGCCgaacagaaaaggctcctttcattcccactcgctgcctcctgcctgtcagccattcctctctcCGTGCCAGTTTCTGGCCTGTAACGGCACAGGATTTTACCCTGTTgatcagcctcatgtgtggcaccttatcaagtgTTGTTTGAGAATCCAAtgacatccattgcctctcctttgtccggCCTGctcgttacttcctcaaagaactctaacagatttgtcgggcaagatttcccctcacggaaaccatgctgactttgacttcttTTATCGTTAgactccaagtacctcgaaacctcgtCCGTGATAGTGGACTCCAACACTCTCCCACCAACTGAGGTTAGGCTATCTGGCAGATCAACTCCTTTcgtttgccttcctcccttctgaaagagCGGGGAGACACTCGatttcttccagtcctccaggaccatgccagagtccatggccaatgcatccactatctcttcaacaacctccctcaggactctgggatgtagtccatctggtcctagTGACTTATCCACCCGAAGAACATGCCACAATCTCACTCCAGTTGCCCCGATACCGTGTCCCCACGGCCGCAATCTCACTCCAGTTGCCCCGATACTGTGCCCCCACGGACACAATCTCACTCCAGTTGCCCCGATACCGTGTCCCCACGGCCGCAATCTCACTCCAATTGCCCCGATACCGTGTCCCCACGGACGCAATCTCACTCCAGTTGCCCCGATACCGTGTCCCCACGGCCGCAATCTCACTCCAGTTGCCCCGATACCGTGCCCCCACGGCCACAATCTCACTCCAGTTGCCCCGATACCGTGCCCCCACGGCCACAATCTCactccagttgccctgataccgtgcCCCCACAAACGCAATCTCACTCCAGTTGCCCCGATACCGTGTCCCCACGGCCGCAATCTCACTCCAGTTGCCCCGATACCGTGCCCCCATGGACGCAATCTCACTCCAGTTGCCCCGATACCGTGTCCCCACGGCCACAATCTCACTCCAGTTGTCCCGATACCGTGCCCCCACGGCCACAATCTCACTCCAGTTGTCCCGATACCGTGCCCCCATGGACGCAATCTCACTCCAGTTGCCCCGATACCGTGCCCCCACGGCCGCAATCTCACTCCAGTTGCCCCGATACTGTGCCCCCACGGACACAATCTCACTCCAGTTGCCCCGATACCGTGTCCCCACGGCCGCAATCTCACTCCAATTGCCCCGATACCGTGTCCCCACGGACGCAATCTCACTCCAGTTGCCCCGATACCGTGTCCCCACGGCCGCAATCTCACTCCAGTTGCCCCGATACCGTGCCCCCACGGCCACAATCTCACTCCAGTTGCCCCGATACCGTGCCCCCACGGCCACAATCTCACTCCAGTTGCCTTGATACCGTGCCCCCACAAACGCAATCTCACTCCAGTTGCCCCGATACCGTGTCCCCACGGCCGCAATCTCACTCCAGTTGCCCCGATACCGTGCCCCCATGGACGCAATCTCACTCCAGTTGCCCCGATAACGTGCCCCCACGGCCACAATCTCACTCCAGTTGCCCCGATACCGTGTCCCCACATCCGCAATCTCACTCCAGTTGCCCCGATACCGTGCCCCCACGGCCACAATCTCACTCCATGTGATCTTCTCCGGTCCCACCGGAAGTTCTTTGAATTGGACCAAcagaggctgaaatggctggcgtGAGAGGACATAGCCTTAAGGGGTTTGAAATCGTTACAAGGGGggtgtcgggggtaagtttttcacgcagagagcagtgggtgtgtggaagacactactggtggcggtggtggaggtggatacgatggggtcttttaagagactcctggatagatacatggagctgagaGAAATTGAGAGCAAGACGccagggaaattccaggcagtttctagggtaggttacatggctggcacgatattgtgggccgaagggcctgtcacatgctgtagatttctacgaCTTCATGATACGGTGACGTGTAGAGTCATCGAAAAGTACAGTATaaaaaacagacccttcagcccgtctagtccatgctgaactatctAACAGTCctcctcccatcgacctgcaccggcaCCACACCCCTCCCGTCCCTGTcctcatccaaacttctcttcagccTTGGAATGGAGCTCGCATACAGCACTTGTGCCGGCAGCTCCtcccacaccctcaccctcacctctgagtgaagacgtctcccctcacgttccccttaaacctcccacctttcacccttaacccctgacctctggttgtcgtcccacctgagagtggaaaaagcctgcttgcatttaccctgtcggTACCCCTCCTGAATCTGAATTCCGTTATCAAATCTCCTCCATTcccaggaataaagtccaaacctattcaacctttacaGCTGCAGACCCGGCAGTGACTGGAAGCCCCACATCTCTTGTTCCTTTGCCCCACCATTCTTGCCCCCACCTCAGTGGGACGAACCCACCCAGAACCCCACGCAGGTGCTCCCTGAACAACCTCCACACCCATTTTCCGAGAGCATTTCTTTCCAATTTACGCTCCCAGGTCCCGGCCTAAGAGCATCACAGTTTACCCTGTACATAGTTAAGTGCTTCTCCCTTACCGCCTCCTCTATCAACCTTCAGGGGTATGGGAGAAGTCACCGTCTCCTAAGTGCTCCCCAAAGCACGCACAGACACAGCTCGgctgccgaagacttttgcacagtcctgtagtcATTGATATATTGCGCTGTACCATTGCAAGcaaaaacaagtttcatgacgaATGCGGGAAATGATAAACGTGGTTCAGATATGGATCTGTattgtgggacagggacagggagggggaatcaaggttgggaaaagaggaatggagaggggagggccgggaagcaccagaaagacattctgtaatgatcaataaaccgattgtttacAATCATAGGAACcagataacaatcacagcacggaaacaggccatctcggcccttctagtccgtgccgaaaccttactctcacctagtcccaccggcccgcactcagcccataaccctccactcctttcctgtccatatacctatccaattttaccttaaatgacaataccgaacctgcctctaccacttctactgg
It encodes the following:
- the LOC132387981 gene encoding uncharacterized protein LOC132387981, whose protein sequence is MPPWKTCHGLVLGLLACLGVTLVTAESANHGGTTTVKVVGPPNQTGLIVVLLLVLLALLVTLTGAWCKLREFGGTGAYYPWQLESGARGTRRWARILRSILPGRASSQRGDLEREDLKFVDEEDEGEDEDEPGSEEEQPRSDDDEEEVGGSKLRGEGEGDSLSDYSSLGGIDLRERAAEGDDESLPPPLSSPRGSQVLGGLHSLAGSAPWGEAGQDVTAL